In the genome of Nymphaea colorata isolate Beijing-Zhang1983 chromosome 9, ASM883128v2, whole genome shotgun sequence, one region contains:
- the LOC116261116 gene encoding formate dehydrogenase, mitochondrial, whose protein sequence is MAMGRGVAGAVRRLASRLSASPAAPCRELHAGAGSKKVVGVFYKANEYASKNANFLGCAEHALGISDWLQSLGHQYIVTDDKEGPDCELEKHIPDLHVLITTPFHPAYVTADRIKRAKNLQLLLTAGIGSDHIDLNAAAAAGLTVAEVTGSNVVSVAEDELMRILILVRNFLPGYHQVITGDWNVAAIAHRAYDLEGKTIGTVGAGRIGKLLLQRLKPFNCNLLYHDRLKMDPELESQIGAKFEENLDAMLPKCDVIVINTPLTDKTRGMFNKEKIAKMKKGVLVVNNARGAIMDAQAVADACASGQIGGYSGDVWYPQPAPKDHPWRYMPNQAMTPHISGTTIDAQLRYAAGTKDMLDRFFKGEEFPPQNYIVKEGKLASQYL, encoded by the exons ATGGCGATGGGAAGGGGAGTCGCCGGCGCCGTTCGAAGGCTTGCATCGAGGTTATCTGCCTCGCCTGCTGCCCCGTGCAGGGAGCTTCAT GCTGGTGCTGGAAGCAAGAAGGTTGTCGGAGTGTTCTATAAAGCTAACGAATATGCATCTAAAAATGCAAATTTCCTGGGCTGTGCAGAACATGCCTTGGGCATAAGCGATTGGCTGCAATCACTGGGTCATCAATACATAGTCACAGATGATAAGGAAGGCCCTGATTGTG AGTTGGAGAAACACATCCCCGATCTGCATGTTCTGATAACCACACCTTTCCATCCAGCATATGTGACAGCAGATAGGATCAAAAGGGCTAAGAATCTGCAGCTGCTTCTAACTGCTGGCATTGGCTCTGATCATATTGATCTAaatgcagcagcagcagctggTCTCACAGTTGCAGAGGTCACTGGAAGCAATGTTGTATCTGTTGCTGAAGATGAGCTCATGCGAATCCTCATTCTTGTTCGCAACTTCTTACCTGGATATCATCAGGTTATCACTGGTGATTGGAATGTTGCAGCCATTGCCCACAGAGCTTATGATCTTGAGGGAAAGACTATTGGTACTGTAGGTGCCGGTCGCATTGGAAAACTTTTGCTTCAACGCCTGAAGCCATTTAACTGTAATCTGCTTTACCATGACCGACTCAAGATGGATCCAGAACTTGAAAGTCAGATTGGtgcaaaatttgaagaaaatctTGATGCCATGCTTCCAAAATGTGATGTGATTGTGATTAATACACCTCTTACGGACAAGACCAG AGGAATGTTTAACAAGGAAAAGattgcaaaaatgaagaaaggagtTCTGGTTGTTAATAATGCTCGAGGGGCAATTATGGATGCCCAAGCAGTGGCTGACGCTTGTGCAAGTGGGCAAATTGGAG GTTATAGTGGTGATGTATGGTATCCACAACCAGCACCGAAGGATCATCCGTGGCGTTACATGCCAAACCAAGCCATGACTCCTCATATATCAGGGACTACCATTGATGCTCAG TTGCGGTACGCAGCTGGGACCAAGGACATGCTTGATAGGTTCTTCAAGGGAGAGGAGTTTCCACCACAAAATTATATAGTTAAGGAAGGCAAGTTGGCAAGCCAGTACCTCTAG